One genomic segment of Drosophila melanogaster chromosome 3R includes these proteins:
- the Doa gene encoding darkener of apricot, isoform X, whose translation MSNELSELIALGCPDLAAQKPQGGSTQVELILNTERRLSIKQMTATDLATLRAAAAAEAEARSRAQAEAEALAIAQEQFRQAREAESKARARAALEVQAQLQRVMESEKRRQQEEEERRIRQQAEEEQEDDEDDDNDEEEELTKGSLPTNSGPRERIASLPCNIDDAMEMHLLNVSQPKASSKDDSPPKKSTSHIADSIELLRMQRAARDARSHNRSRERSISPDRNRERSAAPDRLQSSASMSSLDSASASASRQPSKAGSRRGSTTSATGVEPPLMAAPPQPTKFPLTKTVSAPNMDRRRSSLTSLFPGPSPLVAPEPSLHTNPDPRVQEQIEEDRRRRRMDDGYREIPSGKMVHRTKTPPPVGTNLGVSLKRVTAPSGSITIKPKESPMLGVVLRRVEKKTVPQKSILDDDKPLYHFSIVRSDHKEHVPAQKPKPKPAPPAAKPSPGGILTGPQVIRNAPKQPVPVKPQRPMPGVPITITKIEGDKIIIIKKIIVPKNSKIPEQYLQTAKPVIQDDADGHLIYHTGDILHHRYKIMATLGEGTFGRVVKVKDMERDYCMALKIIKNVEKYREAAKLEINALEKIAQKDPHCDHLCVKMIDWFDYHGHMCIVFEMLGLSVFDFLRENNYEPYPLDQVRHMAYQLCYSVKFLHDNRLTHTDLKPENILFVDSDYTSHYNHKINREVRRVKNTDVRLIDFGSATFDHEHHSTIVSTRHYRAPEVILELGWSQPCDVWSIGCILFELYLGITLFQTHDNREHLAMMERILGQIPYRMARNHTLYSKTKTKYFYHGKLDWDEKSSAGRYVRDHCKPLFLCQLSDSEDHCELFSLIKKMLEYEPSSRITLGEALHHPFFDRLPPHHRVGEVSNKQPLSSGSSSRERSHSLSR comes from the exons ATGTCCAACGAACTTAGCGAACTGATCGCCCTTGGCTGTCCAGACCTCGCGGCGCAAAAGCCGCAGGGCGGTAGCACCCAGGTGGAGTTGATCCTCAATACTGAGCGCCGCCTGAGCATAAAGCAGATGACGGCCACGGATTTGGCCACACTTagggcagcagcagccgcagaagCGGAGGCCAGATCTCGAGCACAGGCGGAGGCGGAAGCTCTAGCAATTGCCCAGGAACAGTTTCGTCAGGCCCGCGAGGCCGAGTCCAAGGCCAGAGCACGTGCTGCCCTCGAGGTGCAGGCTCAGCTGCAGCGGGTGATGGAGAGCGAGAAACGCAGGCAACAGGAAGAGGAGGAACGGCGCATCAGGCAACAGGcagaggaggagcaggaggatgATGAAGACGACGACAACGATGAGGAAGAGGAACTAACCAAGGGTTCCCTTCCAACCAATTCAGGTCCAAGAGAACGCATTGCTTCGCTACCCTGCAACATAGATGATGCCATGGAGATGCACCTTCTTAACGTTTCGCAGCCGAAGGCCTCTTCCAAAGATGACTCACCGCCTAAGAAGAGTACCTCTCACATAGCTGACTCGATTGAGCTGCTGAGAATGCAGCGAGCTGCTCGGGATGCCCGTTCCCACAATCGTAGTCGAGAGCGTTCCATTTCGCCAGATCGTAATCGCGAAAGGAGCGCTGCTCCAGATCGCCTCCAGAGTTCTGCCAGCATGAGCAGCTTGGACTCGGCCAGTGCATCGGCATCCAGACAACCTAGCAAGGCAGGCAGTCGACGTGGTAGCACCACGAGTGCCACCGGTGTGGAACCACCACTTATGGCAGCACCTCCACAGCCTACCAAATTTCCACTCACTAAGACGGTGTCAGCGCCTAACATGGACCGGCGGCGGAGCAGTCTGACATCACTCTTTCCTGGGCCATCGCCATTGGTGGCACCCGAACCATCTCTGCACACTAATCCCGATCCAAGGGTTCAAGAACAGATTGAAGAGGATCGTCGTCGGCGGCGAATGGACGATGGTTACCGTGAGATACCCAGTGGAAAAATGGTGCATCGAACGAAGACACCGCCACCAGTGGGCACTAACCTTGGAGTGAGCCTCAAGCGGGTGACAGCGCCCAGTGGATCGATAACCATCAAGCCCAAGGAATCGCCCATGCTGGGAGTCGTCCTGCGTAGAGTGGAGAAAAAAACTGTACCGCAAAAGAGCATTCTAGACGACGATAAACCACTGTACCACTTCTCCATTGTGCGCAGCGACCACAAGGAACACGTGCCTGCTCAGAAACCAAAACCCAAgcctgctcctccagctgctaAACCAAGTCCCGGTGGCATCCTTACTGGACCCCAAGTAATTCGAAACGCTCCCAAGCAACCTGTGCCCGTCAAGCCACAGCGTCCTATGCCCGGCGTTCCCATCACTATCACCAAGATCGAGGGCGACAAGATTATCATCATCAAGAAGATCATTGTGCCTAAGAACAGTAAGATACCGGAGCAGTATCTGCAG ACAGCAAAGCCCGTCATTCAAGATGATGCTGATGGTCACTTAATTTACCACACCGGAGACATTCTCCATCACAGAT ATAAGATCATGGCCACACTGGGCGAGGGAACTTTTGGACGTGTGGTCAAGGTCAAAGATATGGAGCG TGATTACTGCATGGCTTTAAAGATTATTAAGAACGTGGAAAAGTACCGCGAAGCTGCCAAGCTGGAAATAAATGCTTTGGAAAAGATTGCCCAAAAGGATCCGCATTGTGATCA TTTGTGCGTCAAAATGATTGACTGGTTTGATTATCATGGACACATGTGTATAGTTTTTGAAATGTTGGGGCTCAgtgttttcgattttttg cgAGAGAACAACTATGAGCCATACCCGCTGGACCAAGTGCGCCATATGGCCTATCAATTATGCTACTCTGTGAAATTTCTACATGACAATCGTTTAACGCACACAGATCTCAAGCCGGAGAACATACTCTTCGTCGACTCGGATTATACTTCTCACTATAATCATAAGATT AACCGCGAGGTGCGCCGCGTCAAGAATACGGACGTTCGCCTAATCGACTTCGGGTCGGCCACCTTCGACCACGAGCACCACAGCACAATTGTCTCGACGCGACATTACCGCGCGCCAGAGGTCATACTGGAGCTGGGGTGGTCACAGCCGTGTGACGTTTGGTCCATTGG GTGCATCTTGTTCGAACTGTATCTGGGAATCACGCTCTTCCAAACGCACGACAATCGCGAACACTTGGCCATGATGGAGCGAATCTTGGGACAAATACCATATCGCATGGCACG CAATCATACTCTTTatagcaaaaccaaaacaaagtaCTTCTATCATGGTAAGTTAGATTGGGATGAGAAGTCCAGTGCGGGTCGCTACGTCCGTGATCACTGCAAGCCGTTGTTCCTGTGCCAGCTGAGCGACAGCGAGGACCACTGTGAGCTCTTCAGTCTGATCAAGAAGATGCTGGAGTACGAGCCGTCGTCACGCATCACGTTAG GTGAGGCCCTGCATCATCCGTTCTTTGATAGGCTGCCACCACACCATCGAGTAGGTGAGGTCAGCAACAAGCAGCCCCTTTCGtcgggcagcagcagccgcgaACGATCGCATAGCCTCTCCAGATGA
- the Doa gene encoding darkener of apricot, isoform P: MSNELSELIALGCPDLAAQKPQGGSTQVELILNTERRLSIKQMTATDLATLRAAAAAEAEARSRAQAEAEALAIAQEQFRQAREAESKARARAALEVQAQLQRVMESEKRRQQEEEERRIRQQAEEEQEDDEDDDNDEEEELTKGSLPTNSGPRERIASLPCNIDDAMEMHLLNVSQPKASSKDDSPPKKSTSHIADSIELLRMQRAARDARSHNRSRERSISPDRNRERSAAPDRLQSSASMSSLDSASASASRQPSKAGSRRGSTTSATGVEPPLMAAPPQPTKFPLTKTVSAPNMDRRRSSLTSLFPGPSPLVAPEPSLHTNPDPRVQEQIEEDRRRRRMDDGYREIPSGKMVHRTKTPPPVGTNLGVSLKRVTAPSGSITIKPKESPMLGVVLRRVEKKTVPQKSILDDDKPLYHFSIVRSDHKEHVPAQKPKPKPAPPAAKPSPGGILTGPQVIRNAPKQPVPVKPQRPMPGVPITITKIEGDKIIIIKKIIVPKNSKIPEQYLQMSEDAGKPANTVPSAVSSSAAPSPSLRTKEESQPAMQKPTPPPASGQQFFQVVSPQFASVLSSSIPESKCAVRSPISSPLAIRKSRPPLLPSSPKSTPPLPRKHHPLAYNAATGTISSASGAALPSRLMATIASSPASSISLSSCSSPSSSPPPPVPCRAPKNASRPVAVTAAPPPSTSNEISLDKLLQQQQELEEKSAAATNSAKMDANFYDAEIEMMNKYLKSLPDYSELDRKLHQEFQECEDLYDKIKRQQQPLAKSNSQQSVTKAVGPGVPAISSGLSKSSSINFAQNPSSRGAAPRLAYPSIFSQAAGEPKLQRSISSSNMPISAPNSMRPLPTKNGLQSGSNLSLNKQLMNEFWSENLTSSQKRQTPKRTFWNYEKICGAQLGDAGQPFKVDAKTAKKLAIFDPTVAEAAQKELQRPQQSQVPQNQPHKLQKNASLSHLDLKVRQAVTKDDLYKLICNEQSPLAGSNFVSRVPVKQQFPAQQQQVLPKSMSMTHVPGGGQPMGAPLLRTSSRTHIPSYMKNLPSLSRSTSNSAILMTQPRKEPPPKEPLKAPAPLPAIAAPTVGKPSGVLKSSSSSCVPSPRCAAAFFRRPQEANNPQQQHHQPLQKPQQVAPIEESGPGDSASLERKSEKSNSTLSTSSFTVTNCCTTHLPQLSKFTSSFHIAPTTATTTAATATPTPTGAATTSDQQQQSGGTPAMVAANLEVPTSSSSSAATKRQKDVDNKLEKCLNDMLKLKTSSNNNSTSNSNNNAIMSHSLTGEHKDPKTALEGPTSSSSSSSSKYIGESQIPVPVQLYDPQKPLLQQQQQQQRICYPIGKSNSTSQLPMGGYQRLLQHQQQQHHQQQQQQHQEQQQYPQHKRPFLNWNSFACSAMNGASDPFMQQQHMPAHQQQQHLPHKLQQSYSSSHVPKQAPKSGLAMFLQKNTNKENKFGQPMQQQPPGMMPQMYGYQAPQQQSKIGYPRTGAPLTHSASFSSAQRPTALQFHQQHQQQQHLQQQQQHPQQQQHQHSSFGVGMMSRNYYNMPKQPERKPLQTFDPYAYPKPNQMQPVKYQQQQQHPHTQFQNASAGGGGGGAAGLQYDPNTNTQLFYASPASSSSNKQPQQPQQQQQQQQSQLQQSNSVIFNHSGQQHQPHQQQQNEMSKSALGLHFIETAKPVIQDDADGHLIYHTGDILHHRYKIMATLGEGTFGRVVKVKDMERDYCMALKIIKNVEKYREAAKLEINALEKIAQKDPHCDHLCVKMIDWFDYHGHMCIVFEMLGLSVFDFLRENNYEPYPLDQVRHMAYQLCYSVKFLHDNRLTHTDLKPENILFVDSDYTSHYNHKINREVRRVKNTDVRLIDFGSATFDHEHHSTIVSTRHYRAPEVILELGWSQPCDVWSIGCILFELYLGITLFQTHDNREHLAMMERILGQIPYRMARNHTLYSKTKTKYFYHGKLDWDEKSSAGRYVRDHCKPLFLCQLSDSEDHCELFSLIKKMLEYEPSSRITLGEALHHPFFDRLPPHHRVGEVSNKQPLSSGSSSRERSHSLSR, encoded by the exons ATGTCCAACGAACTTAGCGAACTGATCGCCCTTGGCTGTCCAGACCTCGCGGCGCAAAAGCCGCAGGGCGGTAGCACCCAGGTGGAGTTGATCCTCAATACTGAGCGCCGCCTGAGCATAAAGCAGATGACGGCCACGGATTTGGCCACACTTagggcagcagcagccgcagaagCGGAGGCCAGATCTCGAGCACAGGCGGAGGCGGAAGCTCTAGCAATTGCCCAGGAACAGTTTCGTCAGGCCCGCGAGGCCGAGTCCAAGGCCAGAGCACGTGCTGCCCTCGAGGTGCAGGCTCAGCTGCAGCGGGTGATGGAGAGCGAGAAACGCAGGCAACAGGAAGAGGAGGAACGGCGCATCAGGCAACAGGcagaggaggagcaggaggatgATGAAGACGACGACAACGATGAGGAAGAGGAACTAACCAAGGGTTCCCTTCCAACCAATTCAGGTCCAAGAGAACGCATTGCTTCGCTACCCTGCAACATAGATGATGCCATGGAGATGCACCTTCTTAACGTTTCGCAGCCGAAGGCCTCTTCCAAAGATGACTCACCGCCTAAGAAGAGTACCTCTCACATAGCTGACTCGATTGAGCTGCTGAGAATGCAGCGAGCTGCTCGGGATGCCCGTTCCCACAATCGTAGTCGAGAGCGTTCCATTTCGCCAGATCGTAATCGCGAAAGGAGCGCTGCTCCAGATCGCCTCCAGAGTTCTGCCAGCATGAGCAGCTTGGACTCGGCCAGTGCATCGGCATCCAGACAACCTAGCAAGGCAGGCAGTCGACGTGGTAGCACCACGAGTGCCACCGGTGTGGAACCACCACTTATGGCAGCACCTCCACAGCCTACCAAATTTCCACTCACTAAGACGGTGTCAGCGCCTAACATGGACCGGCGGCGGAGCAGTCTGACATCACTCTTTCCTGGGCCATCGCCATTGGTGGCACCCGAACCATCTCTGCACACTAATCCCGATCCAAGGGTTCAAGAACAGATTGAAGAGGATCGTCGTCGGCGGCGAATGGACGATGGTTACCGTGAGATACCCAGTGGAAAAATGGTGCATCGAACGAAGACACCGCCACCAGTGGGCACTAACCTTGGAGTGAGCCTCAAGCGGGTGACAGCGCCCAGTGGATCGATAACCATCAAGCCCAAGGAATCGCCCATGCTGGGAGTCGTCCTGCGTAGAGTGGAGAAAAAAACTGTACCGCAAAAGAGCATTCTAGACGACGATAAACCACTGTACCACTTCTCCATTGTGCGCAGCGACCACAAGGAACACGTGCCTGCTCAGAAACCAAAACCCAAgcctgctcctccagctgctaAACCAAGTCCCGGTGGCATCCTTACTGGACCCCAAGTAATTCGAAACGCTCCCAAGCAACCTGTGCCCGTCAAGCCACAGCGTCCTATGCCCGGCGTTCCCATCACTATCACCAAGATCGAGGGCGACAAGATTATCATCATCAAGAAGATCATTGTGCCTAAGAACAGTAAGATACCGGAGCAGTATCTGCAG ATGAGTGAAGATGCCGGCAAGCCAGCAAATACAGTGCCCTCAGCGGTATCCTCCTCCGCAGCCCCATCGCCAAGCCTAAGAACAAAAGAGGAATCCCAGCCAGCTATGCAGAAACCTACGCCGCCGCCGGCCAGTGGCCAGCAGTTCTTTCAGGTGGTCTCCCCGCAGTTCGCCTCTGTGCTATCATCCAGCATCCCGGAGAGCAAGTGTGCGGTGCGTTCTCCCATATCGTCGCCACTAGCAATCCGGAAGAGTCGTCCACCTCTGCTGCCGTCGAGTCCAAAGTCCACTCCTCCACTACCGCGGAAACATCACCCTTTGGCTTACAACGCGGCAACTGGAACAATCAGCAGTGCCTCTGGAGCAGCGTTGCCTTCCCGGTTAATGGCCACCATTGCCTCCAGCCCGGCTTCTAGTATATCGCTGTCCTCCTGTAGTTCACCTTCATCATCTCCACCACCGCCAGTACCATGTCGAGCTCCTAAGAATGCCAGTAGACCTGTTGCTGTGACTGCTGCTCCACCTCCATCCACCTCGAACGAAATCAGTTTGGACAAGttgctgcaacagcagcaggagctaGAGGAGAAATCCGCGGCAGCCACAAACAGCGCAAAAATGGATGCAAACTTCTACGATGCCGAGATTGAGATGATGAACAAGTATCTTAAGAGTCTGCCTGACTACAGCGAACTGGACAGGAAGCTGCACCAGGAGTTCCAGGAGTGCGAGGATCTCTATGACAAGATCAAGCGTCAGCAGCAGCCGCTGGCCAAGTCCAATTCGCAGCAATCGGTCACGAAGGCAGTAGGACCAGGAGTGCCTGCGATCTCCTCCGGCTTATCAAAGTCTTCTTCAATTAACTTCGCCCAGAATCCCAGCAGTCGTGGAGCTGCTCCGCGTTTGGCCTATCCTTCGATATTTTCCCAGGCTGCAGGCGAACCCAAGCTGCAGCGCAGCATTTCAAGTTCTAATATGCCTATAAGTGCACCTAATTCAATGCGTCCGCTGCCCACCAAGAATGGCCTGCAAAGTGGCTCCAATCTGTCCCTTAACAAACAGTTGATGAACGAATTCTGGAGCGAAAATCTAACCAGTTCTCAGAAGCGGCAAACACCTAAGCGAACCTTTTGGAACTACGAGAAGATCTGCGGTGCCCAGTTGGGCGATGCAGGACAACCCTTTAAGGTGGATGCAAAGACTGCCAAAAAATTGGCTATATTTGATCCCACAGTTGCGGAGGCCGCTCAGAAGGAGCTGCAGCGACCTCAGCAGTCACAGGTGCCCCAAAATCAGCCCCACAAACTGCAGAAAAATGCATCTTTGTCGCACCTGGATCTCAAGGTGCGTCAGGCGGTGACCAAGGACGATCTCTATAAGTTGATCTGCAACGAGCAATCGCCGTTGGCAGGATCGAATTTTGTGAGTAGAGTGCCTGTGAAGCAGCAATTTccagcacagcagcaacaggtgcTTCCAAAGAGCATGTCCATGACGCATGTGCCGGGTGGTGGTCAACCCATGGGAGCTCCATTGCTGCGAACTTCTAGTCGAACTCATATACCCAGCTACATGAAGAATCTACCATCTTTGAGCAGGAGCACATCAAACTCTGCAATACTCATGACCCAACCGCGAAAGGAACCTCCACCAAAGGAACCACTGAAAGCTCCAGCTCCACTTCCTGCCATAGCTGCACCGACGGTGGGCAAACCAAGTGGTGTCCTAAAGAGCTCCAGCAGTTCCTGTGTCCCCTCACCGCGTTGTGCCGCTGCCTTCTTTCGCCGACCTCAAGAAGCTAACAATcctcagcagcaacatcaccaGCCACTTCAGAAACCGCAGCAAGTGGCGCCAATTGAGGAATCCGGACCTGGTGATTCCGCATCTCTGGAACGAAAATCGGAGAAGAGCAATAGCACGTTAAGCACAAGCAGCTTTACGGTGACCAACTGTTGCACCACCCACCTGCCGCAGCTCTCCAAGTTCACCTCATCGTTCCATATTGCCCCCaccacagcaacaaccacagccGCTACAGCAACGCCGACCCCAACAGGAGCTGCAACAACAAGcgatcagcagcaacaaagtgGCGGAACACCGGCGATGGTGGCTGCCAATTTGGAGGTGCCaacatcgtcatcgtcatcagcGGCCACAAAGCGCCAGAAAGATGTTGACAACAAGCTAGAAAAATGCTTGAACGACATGCTAAAGTTGAagaccagcagcaacaacaacagcactaGTAACAGCAATAATAATGCAATCATGTCGCATTCGCTGACGGGCGAGCACAAAGACCCGAAGACTGCACTCGAAGGCCccacgagcagcagcagcagcagcagcagcaagtacATAGGTGAATCTCAGATCCCCGTGCCAGTTCAGCTGTACGATCCGCAGAAGCCGttgctgcagcaacagcagcagcaacaaaggaTCTGCTATCCCATAGGCAAATCTAACTCTACCTCTCAGCTACCCATGGGCGGCTATCAGCGATTgctgcaacatcagcagcaacaacatcaccaacagcaacagcagcaacatcaggaACAGCAGCAGTATCCGCAGCACAAGCGACCCTTCCTCAACTGGAATAGCTTTGCATGTTCCGCCATGAACGGAGCGAGTGATCCCTtcatgcagcagcaacacatgCCTgcccaccagcaacagcagcatctgcCACACAAGCTGCAGCAATCATACTCCTCGTCTCATGTGCCCAAGCAGGCGCCCAAATCGGGACTGGCCATGTTTCTGCAGAAGAACACCAACAAGGAGAACAAGTTTGGCCAGccgatgcagcagcagccacccGGCATGATGCCCCAGATGTATGGATACCAGGCGCCCCAGCAGCAATCCAAGATAGGCTATCCCCGCACAGGTGCCCCACTGACGCACTCGGCCTCCTTCAGCTCCGCCCAAAGGCCGACGGCCCTGCAGTTccaccagcaacatcagcagcagcagcatctgcagcaacagcagcaacacccccagcagcaacaacatcagcatTCCAGCTTTGGGGTGGGCATGATGAGTAGGAATTACTATAATATGCCCAAGCAGCCCGAGCGCAAGCCGCTGCAGACCTTTGATCCGTATGCCTATCCCAAGCCGAATCAGATGCAGCCGGTCAagtaccagcagcagcaacagcatccgCATACGCAGTTTCAGAATGCTTCCgctggaggaggcggtggcggtgCTGCTGGGCTTCAATACGATCCAAATACAAATACGCAATTGTTTTACGCGTCGCCGGCGTCATCGTCATCGAACAAGCAACCGCAACaaccgcaacagcaacagcagcagcagcagtcccAGCTACAACAAAGCAATTCTGTCATATTCAATCACTCGGGCCAGCAACACCAAccacatcaacagcagcagaatgAAATGTCCAAGTCCGCATTGGGGCTGCACTTCATCGAG ACAGCAAAGCCCGTCATTCAAGATGATGCTGATGGTCACTTAATTTACCACACCGGAGACATTCTCCATCACAGAT ATAAGATCATGGCCACACTGGGCGAGGGAACTTTTGGACGTGTGGTCAAGGTCAAAGATATGGAGCG TGATTACTGCATGGCTTTAAAGATTATTAAGAACGTGGAAAAGTACCGCGAAGCTGCCAAGCTGGAAATAAATGCTTTGGAAAAGATTGCCCAAAAGGATCCGCATTGTGATCA TTTGTGCGTCAAAATGATTGACTGGTTTGATTATCATGGACACATGTGTATAGTTTTTGAAATGTTGGGGCTCAgtgttttcgattttttg cgAGAGAACAACTATGAGCCATACCCGCTGGACCAAGTGCGCCATATGGCCTATCAATTATGCTACTCTGTGAAATTTCTACATGACAATCGTTTAACGCACACAGATCTCAAGCCGGAGAACATACTCTTCGTCGACTCGGATTATACTTCTCACTATAATCATAAGATT AACCGCGAGGTGCGCCGCGTCAAGAATACGGACGTTCGCCTAATCGACTTCGGGTCGGCCACCTTCGACCACGAGCACCACAGCACAATTGTCTCGACGCGACATTACCGCGCGCCAGAGGTCATACTGGAGCTGGGGTGGTCACAGCCGTGTGACGTTTGGTCCATTGG GTGCATCTTGTTCGAACTGTATCTGGGAATCACGCTCTTCCAAACGCACGACAATCGCGAACACTTGGCCATGATGGAGCGAATCTTGGGACAAATACCATATCGCATGGCACG CAATCATACTCTTTatagcaaaaccaaaacaaagtaCTTCTATCATGGTAAGTTAGATTGGGATGAGAAGTCCAGTGCGGGTCGCTACGTCCGTGATCACTGCAAGCCGTTGTTCCTGTGCCAGCTGAGCGACAGCGAGGACCACTGTGAGCTCTTCAGTCTGATCAAGAAGATGCTGGAGTACGAGCCGTCGTCACGCATCACGTTAG GTGAGGCCCTGCATCATCCGTTCTTTGATAGGCTGCCACCACACCATCGAGTAGGTGAGGTCAGCAACAAGCAGCCCCTTTCGtcgggcagcagcagccgcgaACGATCGCATAGCCTCTCCAGATGA